The Halomonas sp. KG2 genome contains a region encoding:
- a CDS encoding zinc ribbon domain-containing protein YjdM, whose protein sequence is MSCPPCPNCQSEFVYQDQSLFICPECAHEWNPSEVEAEDTVTVKDANGSLLAEGDKVTLIKDLKVKGSSIVLKIGTKAVIKRLKEGKDHQLDCKVDGAGDMMVTAQFVKKA, encoded by the coding sequence ATGTCATGCCCACCTTGCCCCAATTGCCAATCTGAATTCGTCTACCAGGATCAAAGCCTTTTCATCTGCCCGGAATGCGCCCACGAATGGAATCCTTCCGAGGTTGAAGCGGAAGACACCGTCACGGTGAAAGATGCCAATGGCAGTCTGCTTGCTGAAGGCGATAAGGTGACGCTTATCAAAGACCTCAAGGTCAAAGGCAGCTCAATCGTGCTTAAGATTGGCACCAAGGCGGTTATCAAGCGGCTTAAGGAAGGCAAAGACCACCAACTCGACTGCAAGGTCGATGGCGCTGGCGACATGATGGTCACCGCCCAGTTTGTGAAAAAAGCCTGA
- a CDS encoding type II toxin-antitoxin system MqsA family antitoxin, with product MVDRNLGAEILDGINEIKQFKKGKVALRTHELAEPSPPQIIRHKLNLSQSAFAGLLGVSIRTLQDWEQGRREPQGPAVALLRIAEQHPEVFDQLH from the coding sequence ATGGTTGATAGAAACCTTGGGGCAGAGATTCTAGACGGTATCAATGAGATCAAACAGTTCAAGAAAGGCAAAGTAGCTCTGCGAACTCATGAGTTAGCAGAGCCCTCACCCCCTCAAATAATTCGGCATAAACTGAACCTATCGCAATCAGCCTTTGCAGGTCTTCTTGGGGTCAGCATACGTACACTTCAGGACTGGGAACAAGGCCGCAGAGAGCCTCAAGGCCCGGCAGTTGCTCTGTTGCGAATTGCTGAGCAACACCCTGAAGTCTTTGATCAACTTCACTAA